In the Larimichthys crocea isolate SSNF unplaced genomic scaffold, L_crocea_2.0 scaffold82, whole genome shotgun sequence genome, one interval contains:
- the nars1 gene encoding asparagine--tRNA ligase, cytoplasmic isoform X2 → MATDITKGELYVSDKCGSDQDGDGTEQKPFKTPLKALMSFGKEPFPTLYVESQKEGERWAVISKTQMKNAKKAFNREQMKCDAKDKKEAEDNERREKNLEEAKKIVVENDPSLPKPETVKILHLEAKRGQRVKVFGWVHRLRRQGKNLMFIVLRDGTGFLQCVLSDKLCQCYNGLVLSTESTVALYGTVTPVPEGKQAPGGHELHCDFWELIGLAPAGGADNLLNEESDVDVQLNNRHMLIRGENVSKILRVRSTVTQCFRDHFFSCGYYEITPPTMVQTQVEGGSTLFNFNYFGEEAYLTQSSQLYLETCIPALGDTFCIAQSYRAEQSRTRRHLSEYTHIEAECPFITFEDLLNRLEDLVCDVVDRVLKSPAAQLLYDINPNFKPPKRPFKRMNYTEAIEWLREHDIKKDDGTYYEFGEDIPEAPERLMTDSINETILLCRFPAEIKSFYMQRCPEDKRLTESVDVLMPNVGEIVGGSMRIWDAEELLEGYKREGIDPTPYYWYTDQRKYGTCPHGGYGLGLERFLTWLLNRHHIRDVCLYPRFIQRCRP, encoded by the exons ATGGCGACGGATATAACTAAAG GTGAGCTGTACGTGTCGGACAAATGCGGCAGCGACCAGGATGGAGACGGCACGGAGCAGAAACCCTTCAAAACTCCTCTCAAg GCTCTGATGTCTTTTGGGAAAGAGCCGTTCCCGACCCTCTACGTCGAATCACAGAAGGAAGGAGAG CGCTGGGCGGTGATCTCTAAGACTCAGATGAAGAACGCAAAGAAGGCTTTCAACCGTGAGCAGATGAAGTGCGATGCCAAAGACAagaaggag GCAGAGGACaacgagaggagagagaagaaccTGGAGGAAGCCAAGAAGATCGTCGTTGAGAACGACCCCAGCCTGCCAAAGCCTGAAACC GTCAAAATCCTGCATCTGGAGGCCAAGCGAGGCCAGAGAGTCAAAGTGTTTGGATGGGTGCATCGCCTTAGGAGACAGG GGAAGAACCTGATGTTCATTGTGCTGAGAGATGGAACTGGTTTCCTCCAGTGTGTCTTGTCTGATAAACTG TGCCAGTGCTACAACGGCCTGGTGTTGTCCACAGAGAGCACCGTAGCTCTGTACGGCACTGTCACTCCGGTTCCTGAGGggaaacag GCACCCGGTGGCCACGAGTTGCACTGTGACTTCTGGGAGTTGATCGGCTTGGCTCCAGCCGGCGGCGCAGACAACCTGCTGAACGAAGAGTCGGATGTGGACGTTCAGCTGAACAACCGACACATGCTGATCAGAGGAGAGAACGTCTCCAAGATCCTCAGGGTCCGATCCACCGTCACACAGTGCTTCAGGGACCACTTCTTCAGCTGCGGATACTACGAG ATCACTCCTCCGACCATGGTGCAGACTCAGGTGGAGGGCGGCTCCACGCTGTTTAACTTCAACTACTTTGGTGAGGAGGCGTACCTGACGCAGTCCTCCCAGCTCTACCTGGAGACTTGCATACCCGCCCTGGGCGACACCTTCTGTATCGCCCAGTCGTACCGAGCCGAGCAGTCCCGCACCCGCAGACACCTTTCTGA GTACACTCACATCGAGGCCGAGTGTCCCTTCATTACATTTGAGGATCTGCTGAACAGACTGGAGGATCTGGTGTGTGACGTGGTCGACCGAGTGCTCAAATCACCCGCTGCTCAGCTGCTCTATGACATCAACCCC AACTTCAAACCCCCCAAGAGGCCATTCAAGAGGATGAACTACACTGAAGCCATCGAGTGGCTCAGAGAGCACGACATCAAGAAAGACGACGGCACCTACTACGAGTTTGGAGAG GACATCCCCGAGGCTCCAGAGAGGTTGATGACAGACTCCATCAACGAGACCATCCTGCTCTGCCGTTTCCCCGCTGAGATCAAATCCTTCTACATGCAGCGCTGCCCCGAGGACAAACGCCTCACTGAGTCG GTCGACGTGTTGATGCCAAACGTTGGCGAGATTGTCGGAGGCTCAATGCGTATCTGGGACGccgaggagctgctggagggaTACAAGAGGGAGGGGATCGACCCGACTCCGTACTACTGGTACACTGACCAG aggaaGTATGGCACATGTCCTCACGGTGGTTACGGTCTGGGTCTGGAGCGTTTCCTCACCTGGTTGCTGAACAGACATCACATCCGAGACGTCTGCCTGTACCCACGATTCATCCAGCGCTGCCGACCCTGA
- the nars1 gene encoding asparagine--tRNA ligase, cytoplasmic isoform X1, with the protein MATDITKGVEQVSVGELYVSDKCGSDQDGDGTEQKPFKTPLKALMSFGKEPFPTLYVESQKEGERWAVISKTQMKNAKKAFNREQMKCDAKDKKEAEDNERREKNLEEAKKIVVENDPSLPKPETVKILHLEAKRGQRVKVFGWVHRLRRQGKNLMFIVLRDGTGFLQCVLSDKLCQCYNGLVLSTESTVALYGTVTPVPEGKQAPGGHELHCDFWELIGLAPAGGADNLLNEESDVDVQLNNRHMLIRGENVSKILRVRSTVTQCFRDHFFSCGYYEITPPTMVQTQVEGGSTLFNFNYFGEEAYLTQSSQLYLETCIPALGDTFCIAQSYRAEQSRTRRHLSEYTHIEAECPFITFEDLLNRLEDLVCDVVDRVLKSPAAQLLYDINPNFKPPKRPFKRMNYTEAIEWLREHDIKKDDGTYYEFGEDIPEAPERLMTDSINETILLCRFPAEIKSFYMQRCPEDKRLTESVDVLMPNVGEIVGGSMRIWDAEELLEGYKREGIDPTPYYWYTDQRKYGTCPHGGYGLGLERFLTWLLNRHHIRDVCLYPRFIQRCRP; encoded by the exons ATGGCGACGGATATAACTAAAGGTGTGGAACAAGTCTCAGTGG GTGAGCTGTACGTGTCGGACAAATGCGGCAGCGACCAGGATGGAGACGGCACGGAGCAGAAACCCTTCAAAACTCCTCTCAAg GCTCTGATGTCTTTTGGGAAAGAGCCGTTCCCGACCCTCTACGTCGAATCACAGAAGGAAGGAGAG CGCTGGGCGGTGATCTCTAAGACTCAGATGAAGAACGCAAAGAAGGCTTTCAACCGTGAGCAGATGAAGTGCGATGCCAAAGACAagaaggag GCAGAGGACaacgagaggagagagaagaaccTGGAGGAAGCCAAGAAGATCGTCGTTGAGAACGACCCCAGCCTGCCAAAGCCTGAAACC GTCAAAATCCTGCATCTGGAGGCCAAGCGAGGCCAGAGAGTCAAAGTGTTTGGATGGGTGCATCGCCTTAGGAGACAGG GGAAGAACCTGATGTTCATTGTGCTGAGAGATGGAACTGGTTTCCTCCAGTGTGTCTTGTCTGATAAACTG TGCCAGTGCTACAACGGCCTGGTGTTGTCCACAGAGAGCACCGTAGCTCTGTACGGCACTGTCACTCCGGTTCCTGAGGggaaacag GCACCCGGTGGCCACGAGTTGCACTGTGACTTCTGGGAGTTGATCGGCTTGGCTCCAGCCGGCGGCGCAGACAACCTGCTGAACGAAGAGTCGGATGTGGACGTTCAGCTGAACAACCGACACATGCTGATCAGAGGAGAGAACGTCTCCAAGATCCTCAGGGTCCGATCCACCGTCACACAGTGCTTCAGGGACCACTTCTTCAGCTGCGGATACTACGAG ATCACTCCTCCGACCATGGTGCAGACTCAGGTGGAGGGCGGCTCCACGCTGTTTAACTTCAACTACTTTGGTGAGGAGGCGTACCTGACGCAGTCCTCCCAGCTCTACCTGGAGACTTGCATACCCGCCCTGGGCGACACCTTCTGTATCGCCCAGTCGTACCGAGCCGAGCAGTCCCGCACCCGCAGACACCTTTCTGA GTACACTCACATCGAGGCCGAGTGTCCCTTCATTACATTTGAGGATCTGCTGAACAGACTGGAGGATCTGGTGTGTGACGTGGTCGACCGAGTGCTCAAATCACCCGCTGCTCAGCTGCTCTATGACATCAACCCC AACTTCAAACCCCCCAAGAGGCCATTCAAGAGGATGAACTACACTGAAGCCATCGAGTGGCTCAGAGAGCACGACATCAAGAAAGACGACGGCACCTACTACGAGTTTGGAGAG GACATCCCCGAGGCTCCAGAGAGGTTGATGACAGACTCCATCAACGAGACCATCCTGCTCTGCCGTTTCCCCGCTGAGATCAAATCCTTCTACATGCAGCGCTGCCCCGAGGACAAACGCCTCACTGAGTCG GTCGACGTGTTGATGCCAAACGTTGGCGAGATTGTCGGAGGCTCAATGCGTATCTGGGACGccgaggagctgctggagggaTACAAGAGGGAGGGGATCGACCCGACTCCGTACTACTGGTACACTGACCAG aggaaGTATGGCACATGTCCTCACGGTGGTTACGGTCTGGGTCTGGAGCGTTTCCTCACCTGGTTGCTGAACAGACATCACATCCGAGACGTCTGCCTGTACCCACGATTCATCCAGCGCTGCCGACCCTGA
- the fech gene encoding ferrochelatase, mitochondrial gives MMAVLGSAGRLVQFARSSVSLNVRRHSAASLAQAAAAAAETQENRKPKTGILMLNMGGPEKLEDVHDFLLRLFMDTDLMKLPVQNKLGPFIAKRRTPKIQEQYSKIGGGSPIKHWTSMQGEGMVKLLDEMSPETAPHKFYIGFRYVHPLTEDAIEEMEKDGVERAVAFTQYPQYSCSTTGSSLNAIYRYYSNSGSRPKMSWSVIDRWPTHPLLVECFAEHVKNELLKFPEEKRDDVVILFSAHSLPMAVVNRGDPYPQEVGATVQRVMERVGHCNPYRLVWQSRVGPMPWLGPQTDEVIKGLCERGKKNILMVPIAFTSDHIETLHELDIEYGQVLGEECGVENIRRTESLNGNPLFMKALADLVQSHLKSNQPCSRQLMLCCPLCTNPTCGQTKAFFASQTL, from the exons aTGATGGCAGTCCTAGGAAGCGCCGGTCGCTTGGTCCAAT TTGCCAGAAGCTCTGTTAGTCTGAATGTGAGGAGACACTCTGCGGCTTCTTTAgcccaggctgctgctgctgctgcagaaacacaggagaacag GAAACCGAAGACAGGCATCCTGATGCTGAACATGGGAGGACCAGAGAAACTAGAAGACGTCCACGACTTCCTGCTGCGGCTCTTCATGGACACAGACCTGATGAAACTCCCCGTGCAGAA CAAGCTCGGCCCATTCATCGCCAAGCGTCGCACGCCAAAGATCCAGGAGCAGTACAGTAAGATCGGAGGGGGCTCGCCAATCAAACACTGGACCTCCATGCAGGGAGAAGGCATGGTGAAGCTGCTGGATGAGATGAGTCCAGAGACAG ctccTCACAAGTTCTACATCGGTTTCCGGTACGTTCACCCGCTGACGGAGGACGCCATcgaggagatggagaaagatgGGGTGGAGAGAGCTGTGGCCTTCACACAATATCCTCAGTACAGCTGCTCCACCACAg GAAGCAGTCTGAACGCAATCTACCGTTACTACAGCAACAGTGGCAGCAGACCAAAAATGAGCTGGAGTGTTATTGACCGCTGGCCCACACACCCTCTACTGGTGGAG tgtttcGCAGAACACGTCAAAAACGAGCTGCTGAAGTTtccagaagagaagagagacgaCGTCGTCATTCTGTTCTCAGCACACTCGCTCCCCATGGCT GTTGTAAACAGAGGCGATCCGTATCCTCAAGAGGTTGGAGCCACAGTTCAGAGAGTCATGGAGAGGGTGGGACACTGCAACCCTTACAGACTGGTGTGGCAGTCCAGA GTGGGGCCCATGCCATGGCTCGGCCCGCAGACGGACGAGGTGATCAAAGGTCTGTGTGAACGAGGGAAGAAGAACATCCTGATGGTGCCCATCGCCTTCACCTCCGACCACATAGAGACTTTACACGAGCTTGACATCGAGTACGGACAGGTGCTCGGGGAGGAG TGTGGAGTGGAGAACATCAGGAGAACAGAGTCACTGAATGGGAACCCTCTCTTTATGAAG GCTCTGGCAGACCTCGTCCAGTCCCACTTGAAGTCCAACCAGCCTTGTTCCCGCCAGCTGATGCTCTGTTGCCCGCTGTGCACCAACCCCACCTGTGGACAGACCAAGGCCTTCTTCGCCAGCCAGACACTCTAG